One Glycine soja cultivar W05 chromosome 7, ASM419377v2, whole genome shotgun sequence genomic window, CTTGGGTTCCTGCTCATAGCTTTCTTCGGTGCCCCCTTTGTGTAAACCTTtgctggaggaggacacattgaattctgatcagggtatgcaatatCCCAAAGTTTAGTCTTCTGAGTAAacttgccacaaacatcaagttcttcgAATCTTTTGGATATTGCTTCCATTACTTCATTGATGCTCACCTCGGGCTCaaataacccttggtctgaaaaactgagtctcctccagaacatatggattgaatccaGTGGGATGCAGCCACTAATatatttggatagctcacaAGCACAAGGAAGACTAAGCATTGTTCTCACCACACAACCACAACTTGAGGGATTCTTGCCAGCATAGTCAACACGCTCTAATTTAGCAgtaatctgatttaaagcataccttgaaaccattccaagaagcctcctgtataaggtttttttgaaCACACGTCCAacgacatgtgtacttgtttcaaatgatgttttaatctCCGTGTGCTGCAACgtaatcatgttgttcatggcatcccacacACTGCATAAGTTTCCAAGGCTATTTTGTAACAATCTTTTTAAAGACGagtgagcagattcaaccctacatttcaaatacacaaataaaaataaacatatacaataataCAATTCCATCTATTCAtcaatgtagaagcaagcttcatgatgaatcaagattgattcaaggagtttggatgataacaaagatgatgacaaaaagctcaaaagtcaagatcacttcatgataacaaagatgacaacattcaagaatgagttcaagattgagtcaagaacacttcaaggatcaagagcaaatttgatttcaagaatcaagattcaagattcaagaatcaagaataatcaagatcaagattcaagactcaagaatcaagagaagacttaatcaagataagtatgaaaaggttttttcaaaaactgagtagcacatggatttttctcaaaacatgtttaccaaagagtttttactctctggtaatcgattaccatattattgtaatcgattaccagtagcaaaatggatttgaaaaagttttcaaatgaatttacaacgttccaattgatttcaaaaagttgtaatcgattacaatgttttggtaatcgattatcagtgcctttgaacgttgaaattcaaattcaaatgtgaagagtcacatcctttcacataaaagctttgtgtaatcaattacactgatttggtaatcgattaccagtgattgtttctgaataaatcaaaagatgtaactcttcaaatggttttttattttttcaaattggttttaagttcttctaaaagtcataactcttctaaatgattctcttgaccagacatgaagagtctat contains:
- the LOC114417727 gene encoding uncharacterized protein LOC114417727, with product MHLGNTTTNRVESAHSSLKRLLQNSLGNLCSVWDAMNNMITLQHTEIKTSFETSTHVVGRVFKKTLYRRLLGMVSRYALNQITAKLERVDYAGKNPSSCGCVVRTMLSLPCACELSKYISGCIPLDSIHMFWRRLSFSDQGLFEPEVSINEVMEAISKRFEELDVCGKFTQKTKLWDIAYPDQNSMCPPPAKVYTKGAPKKAMSRNPRSTKRDPSY